A stretch of the Macaca mulatta isolate MMU2019108-1 chromosome 16, T2T-MMU8v2.0, whole genome shotgun sequence genome encodes the following:
- the TMEM92 gene encoding transmembrane protein 92 — MSQAWVTGLAPTLLLSLLASPQKVAAKCGFIFNCPKGFKCCGDSCCQENELFPGPVRIFVIIFLVILSFFCICGLAKCFCRNCREPEPDAPMDCPGPLELPSIIPPERVRVSPSAPPPPYSEVILKPSLGPTPTEPPPPYSFRPEEYTGDRRGIDNPAF, encoded by the exons ATGTCCCAAGCTTGGGTCACCGGCCTCGCGCCCACCTTGCTGCTCAGCCTGCTGGCTAGCCCCCAAAAG GTTGCAGCCAAATGTGGTTTCATCTT CAACTGCCCCAAAGGATTCAAATGCTGTGGTGACAGCTGCTGCCAGGAGAACGAACTCTTCCCTGGCCCCGTGAG GATCTTCGTCATCATCTTCCTGGTCATCCTGTCCTTCTTTTGCATCTGTGGCCTGGCTAAGTGCTTCTGTCGCAACTGCAGAGAGCCGGAGCCAGACGCCCCAATGGATTGCCCGGGGCCCCTGGAACTGCCCTCCATCATCCCTCCAGAGAGGGTCAGAGTATCCCCCTCTGCACCCCCACCCCCCTACAGTGAG GTGATTCTGAAGCCCAGCCTGGGCCCAACTCCCACAGAGCCACCCCCTCCCTACAGCTTCAGGCCTGAAGAATATACCGGGGATCGGAGGGGCATTGACAACCCGGCCTTCTGA